Proteins encoded within one genomic window of Rossellomorea vietnamensis:
- the aroC gene encoding chorismate synthase, with product MRYLTSGESHGPQLTTIIEGLPAGMPLEAEDINENLARRQKGYGRGRRMQIEKDRASIVGGVRHGYTLGSPLGLVVENKDWTHWTKVMGIEPLLEGGEEEVKRKISRPRPGHADLVGGMKYGHRDLRNVLERSSARETTVRVAAGAVAKKLLKLLDIEVVGHVLEIGGIKAEKLHYDSINELREITEESPVRCLDEEAAGKMMNLIDEAKQNGDSIGGVVEVIVEGMPAGVGSYVHYDRKLDAKIAMAVMSINAFKGVEFGLGFEMARKPGSEVHDEIAWSEELGYYRKTNRLGGFEGGMTTGMPIRVKGVMKPIPTLYKPLQSVDIETKEPFKASIERSDSCAVPAASVVAEAVVAWELAAGIVEQFNSDQFEKLRQDINRQRQDSKEY from the coding sequence ATGAGATACTTAACATCTGGAGAATCACATGGACCACAGTTAACGACCATCATTGAAGGGCTGCCGGCTGGAATGCCGCTTGAAGCTGAAGATATAAATGAAAACCTGGCAAGAAGGCAGAAAGGCTATGGGCGCGGACGAAGAATGCAAATAGAAAAGGACCGTGCTTCGATTGTCGGCGGGGTAAGGCACGGATATACCCTAGGCTCTCCTTTAGGATTGGTTGTGGAGAATAAAGACTGGACTCACTGGACGAAGGTGATGGGAATCGAACCCCTTCTTGAGGGTGGGGAAGAAGAAGTGAAGAGGAAGATCTCGAGACCGAGACCAGGTCACGCGGATCTCGTCGGCGGAATGAAATATGGACATAGAGATTTAAGGAATGTCCTGGAACGTTCGTCTGCCAGGGAGACGACTGTAAGGGTGGCTGCAGGAGCCGTTGCTAAGAAGCTGTTGAAGCTATTGGATATAGAAGTCGTCGGACATGTCCTTGAAATCGGAGGCATTAAAGCCGAAAAGCTTCATTATGATTCAATAAATGAACTGAGAGAGATCACGGAAGAATCTCCTGTCCGCTGCCTGGATGAAGAGGCTGCCGGGAAAATGATGAACCTGATAGATGAAGCAAAGCAGAATGGGGATTCCATAGGCGGGGTCGTGGAAGTCATCGTTGAGGGGATGCCTGCAGGAGTGGGCAGTTATGTTCATTATGACCGTAAGCTTGATGCGAAAATTGCCATGGCTGTCATGAGTATCAATGCATTTAAAGGGGTAGAATTCGGCTTGGGCTTTGAAATGGCAAGAAAGCCTGGAAGTGAAGTGCATGATGAAATTGCATGGAGCGAAGAGCTTGGGTACTACAGGAAAACGAATCGTTTAGGAGGATTTGAAGGAGGTATGACAACGGGTATGCCAATCCGTGTCAAAGGTGTCATGAAGCCGATCCCGACTCTCTACAAGCCTCTCCAGAGTGTGGACATCGAAACGAAGGAACCCTTTAAAGCAAGCATCGAGAGGTCGGACAGTTGTGCGGTTCCAGCTGCGAGCGTAGTAGCGGAAGCCGTAGTGGCATGGGAACTTGCCGCTGGCATCGTCGAACAATTCAATAGTGATCAATTTGAGAAACTTCGTCAGGATATCAATAGACAACGCCAGGATTCAAAGGAGTATTAA